A stretch of the Streptomyces ortus genome encodes the following:
- a CDS encoding DNA alkylation repair protein codes for MPFADELIGRHTVQSLTHAIQVAAPDAELTALRAAPGLIDPLSLRERADLLRDALLADLPGDYAALARTVRVARDDAPQFTGWLIWPVTAALATRAVQESGAATFDDAMDLLASLTGRLSSEFALRTLLRHDLDRALGIVVDEWTRSADPDVRRLASEGTRPYLPWAVRVPDILARPAVTVPILDALHRDESDYVRRSVANHLNDLSRDHPEVVVDTARRWLESPGAGTERLVRHGLRTLVKRGHPGALELLGFAPATVEVEGPRLDRNDVPFGGTVRFTASIRNTGDAEARLTIDYVVHHRKANGGQTGKTFKLTTRTLAPGERIDIAREHSFRPITTRRYHPGPHAIALQINGVATPRADFELRAPDAP; via the coding sequence ATGCCGTTCGCCGACGAGCTCATCGGCCGCCACACCGTGCAGAGCCTCACGCATGCCATCCAGGTCGCCGCCCCGGACGCCGAACTGACGGCGCTGCGCGCGGCGCCCGGGCTGATCGATCCGTTGTCCCTGCGGGAGCGTGCCGATCTGCTGCGCGACGCCCTGCTCGCGGACCTCCCGGGTGACTACGCCGCGCTGGCCCGGACCGTACGCGTCGCCCGCGACGACGCCCCGCAGTTCACCGGTTGGCTGATCTGGCCGGTGACCGCCGCGCTCGCCACCCGCGCCGTCCAGGAGAGCGGAGCGGCAACCTTCGACGACGCGATGGACCTCCTCGCGAGTCTCACCGGGCGGCTGTCCTCGGAGTTCGCCCTCAGGACACTGCTGCGGCACGATCTCGACCGGGCCCTCGGCATCGTCGTGGACGAGTGGACCCGTTCTGCCGACCCCGACGTGCGCAGGCTGGCCTCCGAAGGCACTCGTCCCTACCTTCCCTGGGCGGTACGGGTCCCGGACATCCTGGCCCGTCCCGCGGTGACCGTGCCCATCCTGGACGCCCTCCACCGGGACGAGAGCGACTACGTACGCCGCTCGGTCGCCAACCATCTCAACGACCTCAGCCGCGACCATCCCGAGGTCGTCGTCGACACGGCCCGCCGCTGGCTGGAGAGCCCCGGCGCGGGCACCGAGCGCCTGGTGCGCCACGGGCTGCGCACCCTGGTCAAACGAGGGCACCCCGGCGCCCTGGAACTGCTCGGTTTCGCACCCGCGACCGTGGAGGTCGAGGGTCCCCGACTGGACCGGAACGACGTCCCGTTCGGCGGCACGGTCCGCTTCACGGCGTCGATCCGCAACACCGGCGACGCCGAGGCGCGGCTCACGATCGACTACGTCGTGCACCATCGCAAGGCCAACGGCGGCCAGACCGGCAAGACCTTCAAACTCACCACCCGCACCCTCGCGCCGGGCGAACGGATCGACATCGCGCGGGAGCATTCGTTCCGGCCGATCACCACCCGCCGCTACCACCCCGGACCGCACGCGATCGCCCTGCAGATCAACGGAGTCGCGACACCCCGCGCCGACTTCGAACTGAGGGCCCCGGACGCGCCATGA
- a CDS encoding ATP-binding protein, translating to MPVGSHDDGDGCTGSDRHAIQTGFAIGGGDGCIAEARHHAAAFLERVRTERRAPVTARVLDLTQLVVSELVTNACKYAPGPALMELRVTCETVDVIVWDSDPTVPEAHAADAGRVGQHGLEIVKAVAQDLRIHAEPVGKRITARIALADP from the coding sequence ATGCCGGTGGGATCCCACGACGACGGTGACGGCTGTACCGGGTCGGACAGACATGCGATACAGACCGGCTTCGCCATAGGCGGGGGCGACGGATGCATCGCCGAGGCCCGCCATCACGCCGCGGCCTTCCTCGAACGGGTCCGCACCGAGCGGCGCGCGCCCGTGACGGCCCGCGTGCTGGATCTGACCCAGCTGGTGGTCAGTGAGCTGGTCACCAATGCCTGCAAGTACGCTCCCGGGCCCGCCCTGATGGAGCTGCGCGTCACCTGCGAGACCGTGGACGTCATCGTGTGGGACAGCGATCCGACGGTCCCCGAGGCGCATGCCGCCGACGCGGGCAGGGTCGGCCAGCACGGCCTGGAGATCGTCAAGGCCGTGGCCCAGGACCTGCGGATCCACGCGGAGCCGGTCGGCAAGCGGATAACGGCCCGCATCGCCCTGGCCGACCCGTAA
- the ssuE gene encoding NADPH-dependent FMN reductase — protein MAAILSVSGSPSATSRTTRLLRHLDDRLRDHGHDVVSLEARTLPAEALLGADFRHPAVVAATALFERVDGVVIGTPVYKAAYSGLLKSLLDLLPQYALAGKTVLPLATGGSTAHVLAIDYALRPVLSSMGAAHIVQGWFTLDKDITAGDDGSLTVAPGAAQALAQVTDQFSVALGGRTTVLAPVG, from the coding sequence ATGGCCGCGATTCTGTCCGTCTCCGGAAGCCCTTCGGCCACCTCCCGCACCACGCGACTCCTGCGCCACCTGGACGACCGGCTGCGGGACCACGGGCACGACGTCGTCTCCCTGGAGGCGCGCACGCTGCCCGCCGAGGCGCTGCTCGGTGCCGACTTCCGGCACCCGGCCGTCGTCGCGGCCACGGCCCTGTTCGAGCGGGTGGACGGAGTGGTGATCGGCACCCCCGTCTACAAGGCCGCCTACTCGGGGCTGCTGAAGTCCCTGCTGGACCTGCTCCCGCAGTACGCGCTGGCCGGCAAGACGGTCCTGCCGCTCGCCACCGGCGGCAGCACGGCCCACGTCCTGGCCATCGACTACGCGCTGCGGCCGGTCCTCAGCTCCATGGGGGCCGCGCACATCGTCCAGGGCTGGTTCACGCTCGACAAGGACATCACGGCGGGGGACGACGGCAGCCTGACCGTCGCGCCGGGTGCGGCGCAGGCGCTGGCCCAGGTCACGGACCAGTTCTCCGTCGCGCTGGGCGGTCGGACGACGGTACTGGCGCCCGTGGGGTAG
- a CDS encoding alpha/beta hydrolase, translating to MTGYTDHHAPEGLRTRGTVIVVPGRGETRETYTRLGRRLAADAYRVRVVDAPVIDADVPDGQLAALGARLTAAAEGTADGTADGIVRPLVLLGADTGALAVAALVGAADTPAGPRPDALVLAGLPGPTVGAATAGTWDDELDVRTSCPAHRGRLTDDTHVRRGALGEPVPEALLAAAHGNEADVPALILVGDADPLADHDALVRTAKSLPRARLSTVRGAHHDVLNDLQHRSVAAEIVTFLEALRNELVPLITVETSDW from the coding sequence ATGACCGGATACACCGACCACCACGCCCCCGAGGGCCTGCGCACCCGCGGCACCGTCATCGTGGTACCCGGCAGGGGAGAGACCCGCGAGACCTACACCCGGCTGGGCAGGCGGCTCGCCGCCGACGCCTACCGCGTCCGGGTCGTCGATGCCCCGGTCATCGACGCCGACGTTCCGGACGGCCAACTGGCCGCCCTCGGAGCCCGGTTGACCGCCGCCGCCGAGGGCACCGCTGACGGCACCGCCGACGGGATCGTCCGCCCGCTCGTGCTCCTGGGCGCGGACACCGGGGCCCTCGCCGTGGCCGCGCTCGTCGGCGCGGCCGACACCCCGGCCGGCCCGCGCCCGGACGCCCTCGTACTCGCCGGGCTCCCGGGCCCGACCGTCGGCGCCGCCACCGCCGGCACCTGGGACGACGAACTCGACGTACGCACATCCTGCCCGGCCCACCGTGGCCGGCTCACGGACGACACCCACGTACGCCGGGGCGCACTCGGCGAGCCCGTGCCGGAGGCGCTGCTCGCCGCGGCCCACGGCAACGAGGCCGACGTACCGGCGCTGATCCTCGTCGGCGACGCCGACCCCCTCGCGGACCACGACGCGCTCGTCCGCACGGCCAAGTCCCTGCCCCGCGCCCGCCTGTCGACCGTCCGCGGCGCTCACCACGACGTGCTGAACGATCTGCAGCACCGCTCGGTGGCGGCCGAGATCGTCACCTTCCTGGAGGCCCTGCGCAACGAACTGGTCCCCCTGATCACCGTGGAGACCAGCGACTGGTGA
- a CDS encoding SGNH/GDSL hydrolase family protein, with translation MNRRTRYDRPASNRRRATAVAAAVSGCALVIASAGPVAAHGGGPGTGHGGGHGKGTDYAALGDSYTSGPLIPKQVDANCARSDRNYPSLVAAERRVSTFKDVSCSGATTEHMWKAQGTNPPQLNALRRSTDLVTVQIGGNDFGFGSVITTCAQLSAQDLAGNPCQRHYTSASGADQLTLKILDTAPKIAAVLRAVHARAPHARVLLVGYPDLLPEDGSGCYPSVPFAAKDFPYLRDTGKRLNLMMRAVAKLNHAEYVDTYGPTIGHDMCKAPAVRWVEPLQPASPAAPAHPNAKGEAAMAGAVLKQLRKGHGH, from the coding sequence ATGAACCGTCGCACCCGGTACGACAGGCCCGCATCGAACCGCCGCCGGGCGACCGCCGTGGCGGCAGCCGTCAGCGGCTGCGCCCTCGTCATCGCCTCCGCGGGGCCCGTCGCGGCACACGGGGGCGGCCCCGGCACAGGGCACGGTGGCGGCCATGGCAAGGGCACGGACTACGCCGCGCTGGGCGACTCGTACACCTCCGGTCCCCTGATCCCGAAGCAGGTGGACGCGAACTGCGCCCGCTCCGACCGCAACTACCCCTCACTCGTCGCCGCGGAGCGCAGAGTGTCCACGTTCAAGGACGTGAGCTGCAGCGGTGCGACGACCGAGCACATGTGGAAGGCGCAGGGCACCAACCCGCCGCAGCTCAACGCCCTGCGGCGGAGCACCGACCTGGTGACCGTCCAGATCGGCGGCAACGACTTCGGGTTCGGCTCCGTCATCACCACCTGCGCGCAACTGAGTGCGCAGGACCTCGCGGGCAATCCGTGCCAACGCCACTACACGTCGGCGTCCGGCGCCGACCAACTGACGCTGAAGATCCTCGACACCGCGCCCAAGATCGCCGCCGTACTGCGGGCCGTGCACGCCAGGGCGCCGCACGCGCGCGTGCTCCTCGTCGGCTACCCGGATCTCCTGCCGGAGGACGGCAGCGGCTGCTACCCCTCGGTCCCGTTCGCGGCGAAGGACTTCCCGTATCTGCGCGACACCGGCAAGCGCCTGAACCTGATGATGCGCGCGGTGGCGAAGCTGAACCACGCGGAGTACGTCGACACGTACGGGCCCACGATCGGCCACGACATGTGCAAGGCCCCCGCGGTCCGCTGGGTCGAACCCCTGCAGCCGGCCTCGCCCGCGGCCCCGGCACACCCCAATGCCAAGGGCGAGGCGGCCATGGCCGGTGCCGTACTGAAGCAGCTCCGCAAGGGGCACGGCCACTGA
- a CDS encoding DUF475 domain-containing protein encodes MLLKTFGWSFAVTALALAAAVFYGGWTGFGIVAILAILEISLSFDNAVVNAGILKKMNAFWQKIFLTVGVLIAVFGMRLVFPVVIVAVSASMGPIEAVDLALTDKDRYQQLVTDAHPSIAAFGGIFLLMIFLDFIFEDRDIKWLGWLERPLAKLGKVDMLSVCIALIVLLITSLTFAAHAHQHGGAHADKAETVLLSGIAGLVTYMIVGGLSGHFENRIEEDEEREQEAQGEAERTGKPRSAVALAGKAAFFMFLYLEVLDASFSFDGVIGAFAITNDIVLMALGLGTGAMYVRSLTVYLVRQGTLDDYVYLEHGAHYAIGALSVILLVTIQYEINEVITGLVGVVLIAWSFWSSVRRNKALAKEGSDDPADPDKSRAVTGT; translated from the coding sequence GTGCTTCTGAAAACCTTCGGCTGGTCGTTCGCGGTCACCGCGCTCGCCCTGGCCGCAGCGGTCTTCTACGGAGGGTGGACCGGCTTCGGCATCGTGGCGATCCTCGCCATCCTCGAGATCTCCCTGTCGTTCGACAACGCGGTCGTCAACGCCGGAATCCTGAAGAAGATGAACGCCTTCTGGCAGAAGATCTTCCTCACCGTCGGTGTCCTCATCGCCGTGTTCGGTATGCGACTGGTCTTCCCCGTCGTCATCGTGGCGGTCAGCGCCTCCATGGGCCCGATCGAGGCCGTCGACCTCGCCCTCACGGACAAGGACCGCTACCAGCAACTGGTCACCGACGCCCACCCGTCGATCGCCGCCTTCGGTGGCATCTTCCTGCTGATGATCTTCCTCGACTTCATCTTCGAGGACCGTGACATCAAGTGGCTCGGCTGGCTGGAGCGCCCGCTCGCCAAGCTCGGCAAGGTCGACATGCTGTCGGTCTGCATCGCGTTGATCGTGCTGCTGATCACCTCCCTGACCTTCGCGGCCCACGCCCACCAGCACGGTGGCGCGCATGCCGACAAGGCGGAAACGGTCCTGCTCTCGGGTATCGCGGGCCTGGTCACGTACATGATCGTGGGTGGTCTCTCCGGCCACTTCGAGAACCGGATCGAAGAGGACGAGGAACGGGAGCAGGAGGCGCAGGGCGAGGCCGAACGCACCGGGAAACCGCGCTCCGCGGTCGCCCTGGCGGGCAAGGCCGCCTTCTTCATGTTCCTGTACCTCGAAGTCCTGGACGCGTCCTTCTCCTTCGACGGCGTCATCGGTGCCTTCGCCATCACCAACGACATCGTCCTGATGGCCCTGGGCCTCGGTACCGGCGCGATGTACGTCCGTTCGCTGACCGTGTACCTGGTCCGCCAGGGCACCCTCGACGACTACGTCTACCTGGAGCACGGCGCCCACTACGCGATCGGCGCCCTGTCGGTCATCCTCCTCGTCACCATCCAGTACGAGATCAACGAGGTGATCACCGGACTCGTCGGCGTCGTCCTGATCGCCTGGTCCTTCTGGTCCTCCGTGCGCCGCAACAAGGCACTCGCCAAGGAGGGCTCGGACGACCCCGCCGATCCGGACAAGAGCAGGGCCGTGACCGGTACCTGA
- a CDS encoding tellurite resistance TerB family protein, translating into MAMFDRLKEQAKNLQQSRSGGGGTAQGQHGGHAPGSSSAGSPSSSGGSKAQLLGLFKSQLASAKAELKSGSYRDASMAMCALVAAADGRVDPAERQRVEELIASNEVLQNFPADQLRQRFNQHVDRLTANFEQGKAEALRDIAKAAKKPAEARAVVQTGMVVAGADGHFEASEQYAIREACTALGLSPTEFGV; encoded by the coding sequence GTGGCGATGTTCGACCGGCTCAAAGAGCAGGCGAAGAACCTCCAGCAGTCCCGGAGCGGCGGGGGAGGGACGGCTCAGGGGCAGCACGGTGGCCATGCGCCCGGCTCGTCCTCCGCCGGTTCCCCGAGCTCCTCCGGTGGTTCGAAGGCCCAGCTGCTCGGGCTGTTCAAGTCCCAGCTCGCGTCGGCGAAGGCGGAGCTGAAGAGCGGTTCGTACCGGGACGCCAGCATGGCGATGTGCGCCCTGGTGGCCGCGGCCGACGGCCGGGTCGACCCGGCGGAGCGGCAGCGCGTGGAGGAGCTGATCGCTTCGAACGAGGTGCTGCAGAACTTCCCCGCGGACCAGCTGCGCCAGCGCTTCAACCAGCACGTGGACCGGCTCACGGCCAACTTCGAACAGGGCAAGGCCGAGGCGCTGCGTGACATCGCCAAGGCGGCCAAGAAGCCGGCGGAGGCTCGCGCGGTCGTCCAGACCGGCATGGTCGTCGCGGGCGCCGACGGGCACTTCGAGGCGTCCGAGCAGTACGCGATCCGTGAGGCCTGCACGGCACTCGGGCTCTCGCCCACGGAGTTCGGCGTCTGA
- a CDS encoding STAS domain-containing protein, which translates to MTPIQSVDQPGRLSVEHSAIGGIRVVTVRGEIDHTVKDMLGKALLPPDGTTRPRTVVDLSGVTFMDSSGISVFIGAYQAVSATEGWLRIAGAQESVLRILQIVGMDTLISCHPTIEQAVNA; encoded by the coding sequence GTGACCCCCATTCAGAGCGTGGATCAGCCAGGCCGGCTCTCCGTCGAGCACTCCGCCATCGGCGGCATCCGAGTCGTGACCGTGCGAGGCGAGATCGACCACACCGTCAAGGACATGCTCGGCAAGGCCCTGCTGCCGCCCGACGGCACGACGCGTCCGCGGACGGTGGTCGACCTCAGCGGTGTGACCTTCATGGACTCAAGCGGGATCAGCGTCTTCATCGGCGCGTACCAGGCCGTGAGTGCCACAGAGGGCTGGCTGCGCATCGCCGGCGCGCAGGAATCCGTGCTGCGGATCCTGCAGATCGTCGGCATGGACACGTTGATCAGTTGCCACCCCACCATCGAACAGGCCGTGAACGCCTGA
- a CDS encoding YnfA family protein yields the protein MIVARSVALFVVAALFEIGGAWLVWQGVREHRGWIWIGAGVIALGLYGVVATFQSDDNFGRILAAYGGVFVAGSIAWGMVADGYRPDRYDIVGALVCLTGMAVIMYAPRSH from the coding sequence ATGATCGTCGCTCGTTCCGTCGCCCTGTTCGTCGTCGCCGCCCTCTTCGAGATCGGCGGCGCCTGGCTGGTGTGGCAGGGCGTCCGTGAGCACAGGGGCTGGATCTGGATCGGCGCCGGCGTCATCGCGCTCGGCCTCTACGGTGTGGTCGCCACCTTCCAGTCCGACGACAACTTCGGTCGTATCCTCGCCGCTTACGGCGGGGTCTTCGTCGCGGGATCGATCGCCTGGGGCATGGTCGCCGACGGTTACCGCCCCGACCGCTACGACATCGTCGGCGCCCTGGTCTGCCTCACCGGCATGGCGGTGATCATGTACGCTCCCCGCTCGCACTGA
- a CDS encoding NAD(P)/FAD-dependent oxidoreductase: MNIVVRPKILVVGAGFAGVECVRRLERKLGPDEADLALVTPFSYQLYLPLLPQVASGVLTPQSIAVSLRRSRRYRTRIIPGGAIGVDVKAKVCVVRKITGEIVNERYDRIVLAPGSVTRTFDIPGLADNARGMKTLAEAAYIRDHVISQLDIADASHDEAERAARLQFVVVGGGYAGTETAACLQRLTHNAVKRYPRLDPKLIKWHLIDIAPKLMPELGDKLGDSALQILRRRGIDVSLGVSIEKAGPDEVTFTDGRVIPTHTLIWTAGVAASPLIATLGAETIKGRLAVSSEMSLRGHDGVFALGDAAAVPDEAKDVAGAVCPPTAQHAMRQGRHVADNVIASLRGQRMTPYVHKDLGLVVDLGGFDAVSKPLGIELRGLPALVAARGYHWAALRTNVAKARVATNWVLNSLAGDDFVRTGFQSRTPATLRDFEYTNAYLTPEEIRERTAAG, from the coding sequence ATGAACATCGTGGTACGACCGAAGATCTTGGTGGTGGGAGCGGGCTTCGCGGGAGTGGAGTGCGTACGCCGCCTCGAACGCAAGCTGGGACCCGACGAGGCCGACCTGGCGCTGGTGACACCCTTCTCCTACCAGCTCTACCTGCCACTGCTGCCGCAGGTCGCCTCGGGGGTACTCACCCCGCAGTCCATCGCGGTGTCGCTGCGCCGCAGTCGCAGGTACCGCACCCGCATCATTCCCGGTGGCGCCATCGGCGTGGACGTGAAGGCCAAGGTCTGCGTCGTCCGCAAGATCACCGGCGAGATCGTCAACGAGCGGTACGACCGGATCGTGCTGGCACCGGGCAGCGTCACCCGTACCTTCGACATCCCGGGCCTCGCCGACAACGCCCGCGGTATGAAGACGCTCGCCGAGGCCGCGTACATCCGTGACCATGTGATCTCGCAGCTCGACATCGCCGACGCCAGCCACGACGAGGCCGAGCGGGCGGCCCGGCTCCAGTTCGTGGTGGTCGGCGGCGGCTACGCCGGTACGGAGACGGCCGCGTGCCTGCAGCGCCTGACGCACAACGCCGTCAAGCGCTACCCCAGGCTCGATCCGAAGCTGATCAAGTGGCATCTGATCGACATCGCGCCGAAGCTGATGCCCGAACTGGGCGACAAACTCGGCGACAGCGCCCTGCAGATCCTGCGCAGGCGCGGCATCGACGTCTCCCTGGGCGTGTCCATCGAGAAGGCGGGCCCCGACGAGGTCACCTTCACCGACGGCCGGGTGATCCCGACCCACACGCTGATCTGGACCGCCGGAGTCGCGGCCAGCCCGCTCATCGCGACCCTGGGCGCCGAGACGATCAAGGGGCGTCTCGCCGTCAGCTCGGAGATGTCCCTGCGCGGCCACGACGGCGTCTTCGCTCTCGGTGACGCCGCCGCCGTACCGGACGAGGCCAAGGACGTGGCGGGCGCCGTCTGCCCGCCGACCGCCCAGCACGCGATGCGCCAGGGCAGGCACGTCGCCGACAACGTCATCGCCTCGCTGCGCGGGCAGCGGATGACGCCGTACGTCCACAAGGACCTGGGACTCGTCGTCGACCTCGGCGGCTTCGACGCCGTGTCCAAGCCGCTCGGCATCGAGCTGCGCGGCCTGCCGGCGCTGGTGGCCGCCCGCGGCTACCACTGGGCGGCGTTGCGCACCAACGTGGCGAAGGCCCGGGTGGCGACGAACTGGGTGCTGAACTCCCTGGCGGGCGACGATTTCGTACGCACGGGGTTCCAGTCGCGTACGCCCGCGACGCTGCGGGACTTCGAGTACACGAACGCGTATCTGACGCCGGAGGAGATCCGGGAGCGCACCGCGGCCGGGTGA